The Antarcticibacterium sp. 1MA-6-2 genome has a window encoding:
- a CDS encoding response regulator transcription factor, producing MKQIYIVEDDNGIRELLEYLLSSADYSVASFPTAEAFRKSIALQQPDLILMDIMLPDGNGLDLCRGLGEKQETNNVPVVLMSAHANLENLAENHASDFIAKPFDIEELLLKIQQQLR from the coding sequence ATGAAACAAATCTATATTGTTGAGGATGATAACGGCATTAGGGAGTTACTGGAGTATCTTCTCTCCAGTGCAGATTATTCAGTTGCTTCCTTCCCAACTGCCGAAGCTTTTAGAAAATCTATAGCTCTTCAACAACCAGATCTTATTCTTATGGATATTATGTTACCAGATGGCAATGGTCTTGATTTGTGCAGGGGACTGGGTGAAAAACAAGAAACTAATAATGTGCCCGTTGTCTTAATGTCTGCCCACGCCAATCTTGAAAATCTGGCAGAAAATCACGCCAGTGACTTTATTGCAAAACCTTTTGATATAGAAGAACTTCTTTTAAAAATACAGCAGCAATTAAGGTAA
- a CDS encoding outer membrane beta-barrel protein produces the protein MPITTVDEDLVRYTTFTNVDGAMSAGIGTFFNKQIKRETYELRFRGGVNTSYNKNIGFINGEKYQANRYGINPNIRFSYVIDEVLDINPNYSLNYTTSSYDISSNRDEEATNHRIGLETTTYWPKNLIFGNDISYNRFGNVSPGFDNTSILWNLSLGYQFLDENATVKVNVYDLLDQNVDTRRIIGDDFIQDTRSLILTRYAMLSFTYKLNNLGGNQNDRGGRRR, from the coding sequence GTGCCAATAACTACAGTAGATGAAGATCTTGTGAGATACACCACCTTTACTAATGTTGATGGTGCAATGAGTGCCGGGATTGGTACTTTTTTCAACAAACAAATAAAAAGAGAAACTTACGAGCTAAGGTTTAGAGGTGGAGTAAACACTTCTTATAATAAAAATATTGGATTTATAAATGGGGAAAAATACCAGGCAAACAGGTATGGCATAAATCCAAATATTAGATTTAGCTATGTAATAGATGAAGTCCTGGATATTAATCCTAATTATTCCCTGAATTACACCACGAGTAGTTATGACATAAGTTCAAACAGGGATGAAGAAGCAACAAACCATCGAATAGGTTTGGAAACAACTACTTACTGGCCTAAAAATTTAATCTTTGGAAATGATATTTCGTATAATCGATTTGGAAATGTCTCTCCCGGCTTTGACAATACTTCTATCCTCTGGAACCTGAGCCTTGGCTACCAGTTCTTGGATGAAAATGCCACAGTAAAAGTAAATGTTTATGATCTCCTGGATCAAAATGTAGACACAAGGCGAATAATAGGAGATGACTTTATCCAGGATACAAGAAGCCTTATTCTTACGCGCTATGCTATGCTTAGCTTCACTTATAAGTTAAATAATTTAGGAGGAAATCAAAATGATAGAGGCGGAAGGAGAAGATAG
- a CDS encoding outer membrane beta-barrel protein, producing MNEWDNELELSADYFFGRNDTERRTTAARENILPGSRYFTNSDNRSNLLNDSHRANLRFEVEFDTLTRLSISPRFNANYGESYSSRTEESLDENRNLINNTESRENELLERENFRNNIDFIKRFGSRGAYLRLGADQNHSIQRNDNFYYSESIFFVEGDEVTEIQDQFIDEDEKENSYSFDISNRSVLAEDFFLNISYDFDYSTSANKRYVYESENEDGNYTILNNVLSSDFEVKSFRHTPNLGLNYEGEIWRINTNIGLLHTKLENENFLEESGFKNTYNNLFLEARLRYEIERSKNLSFRYGTNINVPSIRQLQPVVDRTNPLNIVVGNPSLE from the coding sequence GTGAACGAATGGGATAATGAACTGGAACTTAGTGCCGATTATTTTTTTGGGAGAAATGATACTGAGAGAAGAACCACAGCAGCCAGAGAAAATATACTGCCGGGCTCCCGTTATTTTACCAACTCCGATAACAGAAGTAATTTGCTTAATGACAGTCACCGTGCAAATTTGCGCTTTGAAGTTGAATTTGACACGCTTACCAGGCTTTCCATTAGCCCCAGGTTTAATGCAAACTATGGAGAATCCTATAGTTCCAGGACTGAAGAATCACTTGATGAAAACCGCAATTTGATCAATAATACCGAGAGCCGCGAAAATGAGCTTTTGGAAAGGGAGAACTTTAGAAATAATATAGATTTTATTAAGCGTTTTGGTAGCAGGGGTGCTTATTTAAGATTGGGGGCAGATCAAAATCACAGCATCCAGAGAAATGATAATTTTTATTATTCTGAAAGTATATTTTTTGTTGAAGGTGACGAGGTGACAGAAATTCAGGATCAATTTATAGATGAAGATGAGAAGGAGAACTCTTATTCCTTTGATATTAGTAACAGAAGTGTACTGGCTGAAGATTTTTTCCTAAATATTTCCTACGATTTTGACTATTCTACTTCAGCCAACAAAAGATACGTCTACGAGAGCGAAAACGAAGACGGGAACTATACGATTTTAAATAATGTTTTGAGCAGTGATTTTGAAGTAAAAAGTTTTAGGCACACACCCAACCTGGGGTTAAATTATGAAGGAGAAATTTGGAGAATTAATACTAACATAGGGCTTCTCCACACGAAGCTTGAAAATGAAAATTTTCTTGAAGAAAGCGGCTTTAAAAATACATATAACAACCTTTTCCTTGAGGCAAGGCTAAGATATGAAATTGAAAGATCAAAGAATCTTTCCTTTCGCTACGGCACTAATATAAACGTTCCTTCTATAAGACAATTACAGCCTGTGGTAGACCGCACTAATCCCTTAAATATTGTGGTTGGAAATCCTTCCCTGGAGTAG
- a CDS encoding NADP-dependent glyceraldehyde-3-phosphate dehydrogenase produces MESRDYQITDLLHQETYLANGELIKWNGKKDEVYSTISSSEKYEPTLLGSVPHMDASTAIEVLEFASKAYDKGKGDWPTMKVAERIENMQSFVREMRTQREQVVKLLMWEIGKTLKDSQKEFDRTVEYIEDTIEEYKQLDRDSAKFYKRENVNAHIRRGPLGVVLCLGPYNYPLNETFALLIPALIMGNTVVFKPAKHGVLLLSPLLEAFRNSFPKGVVNIIYGRGREVAAPIMKSGKIDVLALIGNSKSAIALQDQHPNKNRLRLVLGLEAKNPAIILPDADLDLAIQECLTGTLSFNGQRCTALKIIHVHEKIREEFTRRFAEKVDELKFGNPWEDGVSLTPLPEPEKPGYINELIEDAKSKGASVLNKRGGEISDNFIFPAVLYPVTQEMRVYQEEQFGPVIPIKSFTDIDELLDEIADSNYGQQVSLFGENIEKLAPLIDILVNLVCRVNLNSSCQRGPDVFPFTSRKDSAVGTLSVHDALRSFSIRTFVASKDNEKNNEIIRSLLQSSNSNFMSTDYIL; encoded by the coding sequence ATGGAATCAAGAGACTATCAAATCACAGATTTACTACACCAGGAAACTTACCTCGCGAATGGAGAATTGATCAAGTGGAACGGAAAAAAAGATGAAGTTTATTCCACTATTTCTTCTTCAGAAAAATATGAACCAACATTATTGGGAAGCGTCCCACATATGGATGCTTCAACAGCCATAGAAGTATTGGAATTTGCTTCAAAAGCTTATGATAAAGGCAAGGGAGATTGGCCTACAATGAAGGTAGCGGAGAGAATAGAGAATATGCAATCCTTTGTTAGGGAAATGAGAACCCAACGCGAGCAGGTCGTAAAACTATTAATGTGGGAGATAGGAAAAACTTTAAAAGATTCACAAAAAGAATTTGACAGGACAGTAGAATATATTGAGGATACTATAGAAGAGTATAAGCAGCTGGACAGGGACAGTGCTAAATTTTATAAGCGTGAAAATGTCAATGCTCATATTAGGCGTGGGCCTTTGGGGGTTGTGCTTTGTCTCGGTCCATATAATTATCCGCTCAATGAAACCTTTGCTTTGTTAATTCCTGCTTTAATAATGGGAAATACAGTTGTATTTAAACCTGCCAAACATGGGGTGCTTTTACTTTCACCTCTGTTGGAGGCGTTTAGAAACAGTTTTCCTAAAGGTGTCGTAAATATTATCTACGGTAGAGGACGGGAAGTTGCTGCGCCAATAATGAAATCAGGAAAAATAGATGTTCTGGCTCTCATTGGTAACAGTAAATCTGCTATTGCTCTCCAGGATCAGCATCCAAATAAAAACAGGTTACGTCTTGTATTAGGTCTTGAAGCAAAAAATCCGGCAATTATTCTTCCAGATGCAGATCTTGATCTCGCAATCCAGGAATGTCTCACAGGTACGCTTTCATTCAACGGCCAGCGTTGTACAGCTTTAAAAATTATACACGTGCACGAGAAGATACGGGAAGAATTTACAAGAAGATTTGCTGAAAAAGTAGATGAACTAAAATTTGGAAATCCGTGGGAAGATGGAGTAAGTCTCACTCCCTTACCCGAACCTGAAAAGCCAGGATACATCAACGAATTAATAGAAGATGCCAAAAGCAAGGGAGCATCTGTTTTAAATAAGCGAGGTGGTGAAATTTCAGATAATTTTATTTTTCCCGCCGTTTTGTATCCCGTAACCCAGGAGATGAGAGTTTATCAGGAAGAACAGTTTGGTCCTGTTATTCCAATAAAATCATTTACTGATATTGATGAGCTTCTGGATGAAATTGCAGATTCTAATTATGGGCAACAAGTGAGTTTGTTTGGAGAAAATATTGAAAAACTTGCTCCGCTAATAGACATTTTGGTAAACCTTGTATGTAGAGTTAATTTAAATAGTTCCTGCCAGCGAGGACCAGATGTTTTTCCATTTACCAGTAGAAAAGATTCGGCAGTTGGGACTTTAAGTGTTCATGATGCATTGCGTTCATTTTCAATTAGAACATTTGTAGCTTCTAAAGACAATGAAAAGAATAATGAAATAATAAGAAGTTTGCTACAAAGCAGTAATTCTAATTTCATGAGTACAGATTATATTCTCTAA
- a CDS encoding NrtR DNA-binding winged helix domain-containing protein: MAEFTMDYYANKDKMYVATDCIIFGFDDGNLKLLIFKRRVEPLKGVWSLIGSFVRIDEDIKDAAKRVLKEITGLENVFMEELRAYGAAQRDPGYRCISIGQYALIRINDYDKELVEKHGAHWYDIDEVPELVLDHDKMVEDALLRIRRKARYKPIGFELLPEKFTIPQLQQLYEAIYRTRLDSRNFRKKVLSLNVLIKLDEKDKSSSRRGAFLYKFDHKNYTKLQESGYNFEIM, from the coding sequence ATGGCTGAATTTACAATGGATTATTATGCCAATAAAGACAAAATGTATGTCGCAACCGATTGTATTATTTTTGGATTTGATGATGGCAACCTTAAACTATTGATTTTTAAAAGACGTGTAGAACCACTAAAAGGGGTGTGGTCTTTAATTGGAAGCTTTGTAAGGATTGATGAAGATATTAAAGATGCGGCCAAAAGGGTGTTAAAGGAAATCACCGGGTTGGAGAATGTATTTATGGAAGAACTACGTGCATACGGTGCAGCCCAACGGGATCCCGGTTATAGATGTATATCCATTGGTCAATATGCCTTAATAAGAATTAATGATTACGACAAAGAACTTGTAGAAAAGCATGGCGCTCACTGGTACGACATTGATGAGGTGCCCGAGCTTGTGCTGGATCATGATAAAATGGTAGAAGATGCCCTGTTAAGGATTAGAAGAAAAGCCCGGTACAAACCTATTGGCTTTGAATTACTACCAGAAAAATTTACAATTCCCCAATTGCAGCAACTTTACGAGGCTATTTACCGAACCCGGCTGGATTCCCGAAATTTTAGAAAAAAGGTACTTTCTCTCAACGTGCTAATAAAGCTGGACGAAAAAGATAAATCCAGCTCGAGAAGAGGAGCATTTCTTTATAAATTTGATCACAAGAACTACACTAAATTACAGGAATCTGGTTACAACTTCGAAATAATGTAA